The Streptomyces sp. NBC_01244 genome contains a region encoding:
- a CDS encoding cystathionine gamma-synthase — protein MSDDSHEHQSFETRAIHAGNTADPLTGAVVPPIYQVSTYKQDGVGGLRGGYEYSRSGNPTRTALEENLAALEGGRRGLAFASGLAAEDCLLRTLLSPGDHVVIPNDAYGGTFRLFAKVVSRWGVEWSVADTSDPASVRAAITPKTKVIWVETPSNPLLGITDIAVVADIARTAGAKLVVDNTFASPYLQQPLALGADVVVHSLTKYMGGHSDVVGGALVAADAALGEELAYHQNAMGAVAGPFDSWLVLRGIKTLAVRMDRHAENAGKIAEMLVRHPKVHTVLYPGLPEHPGHEIAAKQMRNFGGMISFRVTGGEEEAVAICDRTKIFTLGESLGGVESLIEHPGRMTHASVAGSALEVPGDLVRLSVGIENADDLLADLAQALG, from the coding sequence ATGAGCGACGACAGCCACGAGCACCAGAGCTTCGAGACCCGCGCCATCCACGCGGGCAATACGGCGGACCCGCTGACCGGCGCGGTCGTACCCCCGATCTACCAGGTGTCCACGTACAAGCAGGACGGCGTCGGCGGACTGCGCGGCGGCTACGAGTACAGCCGCAGCGGCAACCCGACCCGTACCGCGCTGGAGGAGAACCTCGCGGCGCTGGAGGGCGGCCGGCGCGGCCTCGCCTTCGCGTCCGGGCTCGCCGCCGAGGACTGCCTGCTGCGCACGCTGCTTTCCCCGGGCGACCACGTGGTCATCCCGAACGACGCGTACGGCGGCACCTTCCGCCTCTTTGCGAAGGTCGTCTCCCGCTGGGGCGTCGAGTGGTCGGTCGCCGACACCTCCGACCCGGCGTCGGTGCGCGCGGCCATCACCCCGAAGACCAAGGTCATCTGGGTCGAGACCCCCTCCAACCCGCTGCTCGGCATCACGGACATCGCCGTCGTCGCCGACATCGCGCGGACGGCCGGCGCCAAGCTGGTCGTGGACAACACCTTCGCGTCCCCCTACCTGCAGCAGCCCCTCGCGCTCGGCGCGGACGTGGTCGTGCACTCGCTGACCAAGTACATGGGCGGCCACTCCGACGTCGTCGGCGGCGCCCTCGTCGCCGCCGACGCGGCGCTGGGCGAGGAACTGGCCTACCACCAGAACGCCATGGGCGCGGTGGCCGGTCCCTTCGACTCCTGGCTGGTGCTGCGCGGCATCAAGACGCTGGCCGTCCGCATGGACCGGCACGCGGAGAACGCGGGCAAGATCGCCGAGATGCTGGTCCGCCACCCCAAGGTCCACACGGTCCTCTACCCGGGCCTGCCCGAGCACCCGGGCCACGAGATCGCCGCCAAGCAGATGCGCAACTTCGGCGGCATGATCTCCTTCCGGGTCACCGGCGGCGAGGAAGAGGCCGTCGCGATCTGCGACCGGACCAAGATCTTCACGCTCGGCGAGTCCCTCGGCGGCGTCGAGTCCCTCATCGAGCACCCGGGCCGCATGACCCACGCCTCGGTGGCCGGCTCCGCCCTGGAGGTCCCGGGCGACCTGGTCCGCCTGTCGGTCGGCATCGAGAACGCCGACGACCTGCTGGCCGACCTCGCGCAGGCGCTGGGCTAG
- a CDS encoding sigma factor-like helix-turn-helix DNA-binding protein, which produces MDHGPGPYAEFEAFVAGAAGRLLRVAILLTAEPPTATADTGADGPAGAPVPSDATAAAEAPAARGLLGGALARTYANWRTLRGDDPYDYTRQELCAAFARTGRRHHRGSGVLGRLAPLERLVVVLRLYEGVAEEVTAAQLGLAPERVRALCDRAVGELRTRPGAVPGKPGPDARRKEAA; this is translated from the coding sequence GTGGACCACGGACCGGGCCCCTACGCGGAGTTCGAAGCCTTCGTCGCGGGTGCGGCGGGGCGGCTCCTGCGTGTCGCGATCCTGCTGACGGCGGAGCCCCCGACGGCCACGGCCGACACCGGGGCCGATGGCCCGGCCGGCGCCCCGGTCCCGTCCGACGCCACCGCCGCGGCCGAAGCCCCCGCCGCGCGCGGGCTGCTCGGCGGCGCGCTGGCCCGTACGTACGCGAACTGGCGCACCCTGCGCGGGGACGACCCGTACGACTACACCCGCCAGGAACTGTGCGCCGCCTTCGCCCGCACCGGCCGCCGCCACCACCGGGGCAGCGGGGTGCTCGGGCGGCTGGCCCCGCTGGAGCGGCTCGTCGTGGTGCTGCGGCTCTACGAAGGGGTCGCGGAGGAGGTCACGGCCGCGCAGCTGGGGCTGGCGCCCGAGCGCGTACGGGCCCTGTGCGACCGGGCCGTCGGCGAGCTGCGCACCCGTCCCGGAGCGGTTCCCGGGAAACCCGGGCCGGACGCCCGCCGCAAGGAGGCGGCATGA
- a CDS encoding MarR family winged helix-turn-helix transcriptional regulator has product MPSTPASSDLPAPAGAPAEAGLLDALQHQVAVFARRAEQTRLGGVGQARNSMDRAAYLLLNRLDLEGPMGVKALAGGMGIDSSTVTRQVAPLVDSGLVKRTSHPEDGRAVVLALSPRGLARLEEVRSSRRELMARVTDGWDEEERVAFTGLLTRFNVSLSELMSAGSEPGSEAGPAS; this is encoded by the coding sequence ATGCCCTCCACCCCGGCCAGTTCCGACCTGCCCGCGCCGGCCGGCGCGCCCGCCGAAGCCGGTCTCCTCGACGCGCTCCAGCACCAGGTGGCGGTCTTCGCCCGGCGCGCCGAGCAGACCCGCCTGGGCGGGGTCGGCCAGGCCCGCAACTCCATGGACCGGGCCGCGTACCTGCTGCTGAACCGGCTCGACCTGGAAGGCCCGATGGGCGTCAAGGCGCTCGCCGGCGGGATGGGCATCGACTCCTCCACCGTCACCCGCCAGGTCGCCCCGCTCGTCGACAGCGGTCTGGTCAAGCGGACCTCGCACCCCGAGGACGGGCGGGCCGTCGTACTCGCGCTGTCCCCGCGCGGGCTGGCGCGGCTGGAGGAGGTCCGCTCCTCGCGGCGCGAGCTGATGGCCCGGGTGACGGACGGCTGGGACGAGGAGGAGCGCGTGGCGTTCACGGGTCTGCTGACGCGTTTCAACGTCTCGCTGTCCGAGCTGATGTCGGCCGGCTCCGAGCCCGGGTCCGAGGCCGGCCCCGCCTCCTGA
- the ilvA gene encoding threonine ammonia-lyase — translation MNYRVPQPVPQVILDDIRGAQKMLSGVSRVTAMEGSRYLSSLTGSPVHFKCENLQRTGSFKLRGAYVRIAGLRPEQRAAGVVAASAGNHAQGVALASSLLGVRSTVFMPVGAPLPKVAATQDYGAEVRMHGQVVDETLAAAQDYADRTGAVFIHPFDHRDIIAGQGTVGLEVLEQCPEVRTILVGIGGGGLAAGVAVAVKALRPDVRVIGVQAAGAAAYPPSLKVGHPVSIDNPNTMADGIKVGRPGDIPFKIIGELLDDVRTVSEDALSSALLLCLERAKMVVEPAGCSPVAALLSEPELYGDGPVVAVLSGGNIDPLLLQRILRHGMAAAGRYLSLRLRVTDRPGALAGLLGELSVVDANVLDVSHVRTDPRLGLTEVEVELHLETKGPKHCAEVARALHGAGYKVMS, via the coding sequence ATGAACTACCGCGTGCCGCAGCCCGTCCCGCAGGTCATCCTCGACGACATCCGGGGGGCCCAGAAGATGCTCTCCGGCGTCTCCCGGGTGACCGCGATGGAGGGCAGCCGGTACCTCTCCTCCCTCACCGGCTCCCCGGTCCACTTCAAGTGCGAGAACCTCCAGCGCACCGGCTCCTTCAAGCTGCGCGGCGCCTACGTGCGCATCGCGGGCCTGCGCCCCGAGCAGCGGGCCGCCGGGGTCGTCGCCGCCAGCGCGGGCAACCACGCCCAGGGCGTGGCGCTGGCCTCCTCCCTCCTCGGGGTCCGCTCGACCGTGTTCATGCCGGTCGGGGCGCCCCTGCCGAAGGTGGCCGCGACCCAGGACTACGGCGCCGAGGTGCGGATGCACGGACAGGTCGTGGACGAGACGCTGGCCGCGGCCCAGGACTACGCGGACCGCACGGGCGCGGTGTTCATCCACCCCTTCGACCACCGCGACATCATCGCGGGCCAGGGCACGGTCGGCCTGGAGGTCCTGGAGCAGTGCCCCGAGGTGCGCACGATCCTGGTCGGCATCGGCGGCGGCGGGCTCGCCGCCGGGGTGGCGGTCGCGGTGAAGGCGCTGCGCCCCGACGTCCGGGTGATCGGAGTCCAGGCGGCGGGCGCGGCCGCGTACCCGCCCTCGCTGAAGGTCGGGCACCCGGTGTCCATCGACAACCCGAACACGATGGCGGACGGCATCAAGGTGGGCCGGCCCGGCGACATCCCCTTCAAAATCATTGGCGAGCTGCTCGACGACGTCCGTACGGTGTCGGAGGACGCGCTCTCCAGCGCCCTGCTGCTGTGCCTGGAGCGGGCGAAGATGGTCGTCGAGCCGGCCGGGTGCAGCCCGGTGGCCGCGCTGCTGAGCGAGCCCGAACTGTACGGGGACGGCCCGGTGGTGGCCGTGCTGTCCGGCGGAAACATCGACCCGCTGCTCCTGCAGAGGATCCTGCGCCACGGCATGGCGGCGGCCGGCCGCTACCTGTCGCTGCGGCTGCGGGTGACCGACCGGCCGGGGGCACTGGCCGGTCTGCTGGGGGAGTTGTCAGTGGTGGATGCGAACGTGTTGGACGTGAGTCACGTGCGGACGGATCCGCGACTGGGGCTCACGGAGGTGGAGGTGGAGCTGCACCTGGAGACGAAGGGGCCGAAGCACTGCGCGGAAGTCGCGCGGGCGCTGCACGGCGCGGGGTACAAGGTCATGAGCTAG
- a CDS encoding ATP-binding cassette domain-containing protein, translating into MPGAIYAEGLVKTFGDVRALDGVDLDVPEGTVLGLLGPNGAGKTTTVRVLTTLLQPDSGKAVVAGIDVLKHPNEVRRSIGLSGQFAAVDEYLTGRENLQMVGQLYQMGAKAAKARAAELLERFNLGDAADRTAQTYSGGMRRRLDLAAALVVSPPVMFMDEPTTGLDPRNRQALWAIIQELVAGGTTLLLTTQYLEEADHLAHDICVVDHGRVIARGTSDQLKAQTGGERVEVVVHERDHIVTAREVLAGFGKGETTVEDHTRKLTVPVSGGAKLLAEVIRELDGRGIEIDDIGLRRPTLDDVFISLTGHAAELTAEENGEAPADAKSAKAAKSTGSRKDRKEAAK; encoded by the coding sequence ATGCCAGGCGCCATCTACGCCGAAGGTCTGGTCAAGACCTTCGGCGACGTAAGGGCTCTGGACGGCGTTGACCTCGATGTACCCGAAGGCACGGTCCTCGGGCTGCTCGGCCCGAACGGCGCGGGCAAGACCACGACCGTACGCGTCCTGACCACCCTGCTCCAGCCCGACAGCGGCAAGGCGGTCGTGGCCGGGATCGACGTCCTCAAGCACCCCAACGAAGTCCGGCGCTCGATCGGCCTCTCCGGCCAGTTCGCCGCCGTCGACGAATACCTCACCGGCCGCGAGAACCTCCAAATGGTCGGCCAGCTCTACCAGATGGGGGCCAAGGCGGCCAAAGCCCGGGCCGCCGAACTGCTGGAGCGCTTCAACCTCGGCGACGCCGCCGACCGCACCGCCCAGACCTACTCCGGCGGCATGCGCAGACGGCTCGACCTCGCCGCGGCCCTCGTCGTCAGCCCGCCCGTGATGTTCATGGACGAGCCCACCACCGGTCTCGACCCGCGCAACCGCCAAGCGCTGTGGGCCATCATCCAGGAGCTCGTCGCGGGCGGCACCACCCTGCTGCTCACCACGCAGTACCTGGAGGAGGCCGACCACCTCGCGCACGACATCTGCGTGGTCGACCACGGCAGGGTCATCGCACGCGGCACCTCCGACCAGCTCAAGGCCCAGACGGGCGGCGAGCGCGTCGAGGTCGTCGTGCACGAGCGCGACCACATAGTCACGGCCCGCGAGGTCCTCGCGGGCTTCGGCAAGGGCGAGACCACCGTCGAGGACCACACCCGCAAGCTGACCGTGCCGGTCTCCGGCGGAGCCAAGCTGCTCGCCGAGGTCATCCGCGAACTCGACGGACGCGGCATCGAGATCGACGACATCGGCCTGCGCCGTCCCACCCTGGACGACGTGTTCATCTCCCTGACCGGCCACGCGGCGGAGCTCACCGCCGAGGAAAACGGAGAGGCCCCCGCCGACGCGAAGTCCGCGAAGGCCGCGAAGTCGACGGGCAGCCGCAAGGACCGCAAGGAGGCGGCGAAGTGA
- a CDS encoding ABC transporter permease has product MTLTSTTPERAAPRPRGGIVQGINDSLVMAKRNLIRMSRIPEMVIFGLIQPIMFVVLFSYVFGGSMMIGGSTSASDYRNFLMAGIFAQTVTFATAGAGAGIADDMHKGLIDRFRSLPMARGAVLTGRTLADLVQTALTMVVLAIVALLVGWRIHEGVPKALAGFLLLLLLGYAFSWIGALIGLSVRTPEAATSGGLIWLFPVTFISNAFVPTENMAGWLQPIAEWNPFSATVQACRELFGNPGVSPSDAWPMQHPVWASLLWSVVIIVVFRTLAVRKYRSATA; this is encoded by the coding sequence GTGACCCTCACCTCCACGACCCCGGAGCGGGCGGCGCCCCGCCCGCGCGGCGGCATCGTCCAGGGGATCAACGACTCGCTCGTGATGGCGAAGCGGAACCTGATCCGCATGTCCCGCATCCCCGAGATGGTCATCTTCGGGCTGATCCAGCCGATCATGTTCGTCGTGCTGTTCAGCTACGTCTTCGGCGGCTCGATGATGATCGGCGGCTCGACCAGCGCCAGCGACTACCGGAACTTCCTGATGGCCGGCATCTTCGCGCAGACCGTCACCTTCGCCACCGCCGGAGCCGGCGCGGGCATCGCCGACGACATGCACAAGGGCCTGATCGACCGCTTCCGGTCGCTGCCGATGGCCCGCGGCGCGGTCCTCACCGGCCGCACCCTGGCCGACCTCGTGCAGACCGCCCTGACCATGGTGGTCCTGGCGATCGTGGCGCTCCTCGTGGGCTGGCGCATCCACGAGGGCGTACCGAAGGCGCTCGCGGGCTTCCTCCTGCTCCTGCTCCTCGGCTACGCCTTCTCCTGGATCGGCGCCCTGATCGGCCTGTCGGTGCGGACCCCGGAGGCCGCCACTTCGGGCGGGCTGATCTGGCTGTTCCCGGTCACCTTCATCTCCAACGCCTTCGTGCCCACCGAGAACATGGCCGGCTGGCTCCAGCCGATCGCGGAGTGGAACCCGTTCAGCGCGACCGTGCAGGCCTGCCGCGAACTCTTCGGCAACCCGGGTGTGTCGCCGTCGGACGCCTGGCCGATGCAGCACCCGGTATGGGCCTCGCTGCTCTGGTCCGTTGTGATCATCGTGGTGTTCCGCACCCTTGCCGTACGCAAGTACCGCTCGGCGACGGCGTAG
- the greA gene encoding transcription elongation factor GreA, with the protein MTQTSESVTWLTQAAYDQLKAELEYLSGPARSEITIKIAAAREEGDLRENGGYHAAKEEQGKQELRIRQLTQLLEKAKVGTAPASEGEVAPGTLVKIAFDGDEDDTMEFLLASREYASSDFETYSPQSPLGLGVLGKKIGEDAQYELPNGKQASVKILDVKPFTG; encoded by the coding sequence GTGACCCAGACGAGCGAGAGCGTCACCTGGCTGACCCAGGCGGCGTACGACCAGCTGAAGGCCGAGCTGGAGTACCTCTCTGGTCCCGCACGGTCGGAGATCACGATCAAGATCGCGGCCGCCCGCGAGGAGGGCGACCTCCGTGAGAACGGCGGTTACCACGCGGCCAAGGAGGAGCAGGGCAAGCAGGAGCTCCGCATCCGCCAGCTCACGCAGCTGCTGGAGAAGGCCAAGGTCGGCACGGCTCCCGCCTCGGAGGGCGAGGTGGCCCCCGGCACCCTGGTCAAGATCGCCTTCGACGGCGACGAGGACGACACCATGGAGTTCCTGCTGGCCTCGCGCGAGTACGCGTCCTCGGACTTCGAGACCTACTCCCCGCAGTCCCCGCTGGGCCTCGGCGTGCTGGGCAAGAAGATCGGCGAGGACGCGCAGTACGAGCTGCCGAACGGCAAGCAGGCGTCGGTCAAGATCCTCGACGTCAAGCCCTTCACCGGCTGA
- a CDS encoding DUF4307 domain-containing protein — MSAVREELPEGRYGRSADERADRKLKVIGSVLGVGLLGLVGWIGWDYVAGQSVSAELIKFKVVSDSAVEVHLEVRKGASETGVCTLSSQDEGHGEVGRADFTFAQKSGRVDEMVTLKTTGRATMIEIVGCRVAGSAG, encoded by the coding sequence ATGAGCGCGGTGCGCGAAGAGCTGCCCGAGGGCCGCTACGGCCGGTCGGCGGACGAGCGTGCGGACCGCAAGCTCAAGGTGATCGGTTCGGTCCTGGGGGTCGGGCTGCTGGGGCTGGTCGGCTGGATCGGCTGGGACTACGTGGCCGGGCAGAGCGTGAGCGCCGAGCTCATCAAGTTCAAGGTCGTCTCCGACTCCGCGGTCGAGGTGCACTTGGAGGTGCGCAAGGGCGCCTCGGAGACCGGGGTGTGCACGCTGAGCTCTCAGGACGAGGGGCACGGCGAGGTGGGCCGGGCCGACTTCACCTTCGCGCAGAAGAGCGGGCGCGTGGACGAGATGGTCACGCTGAAGACCACCGGTCGGGCCACGATGATCGAAATCGTCGGCTGCCGCGTGGCGGGTTCCGCGGGCTGA
- the mca gene encoding mycothiol conjugate amidase Mca, translating into MTEQLRLMAVHAHPDDESSKGAATMAKYVSEGVSVLVVTCTGGERGSVLNPKLQGDKYIEEHIHEVRAKEMDEAREILGVDQEWLGYVDSGLPEGDPLPPLPEGCFALADVDEAAGRLVKKIRAFRPQAVTTYDENGGYPHPDHIMTHKITMVAFDHAADTEKYPEAEFGPAYQPQKLYYNQGFNKPRTVALHEALLARGLESPYGEWLERWKEFERKERTLTTHVPCADFFEIRDKALIAHATQIDPDGGWFRVPMEIQKDVWPTEEYELAKSLVDTSLPESDLFAGIRENA; encoded by the coding sequence TTGACCGAGCAGCTTCGACTGATGGCCGTCCACGCCCACCCCGACGACGAGTCGAGCAAGGGCGCGGCCACCATGGCCAAGTACGTGTCCGAGGGGGTGTCCGTGCTGGTGGTGACCTGCACGGGTGGTGAGCGCGGCTCCGTCCTCAATCCCAAGCTCCAGGGCGACAAGTACATCGAGGAGCACATCCACGAGGTGCGCGCCAAGGAGATGGACGAGGCGCGCGAGATCCTCGGCGTCGACCAGGAATGGCTGGGGTACGTCGACTCCGGGCTCCCCGAGGGCGACCCGCTGCCGCCGCTGCCCGAGGGCTGCTTCGCCCTCGCCGACGTCGACGAGGCGGCCGGCCGCCTGGTGAAGAAGATCCGTGCCTTCCGGCCCCAGGCCGTCACCACGTACGACGAGAACGGCGGCTACCCGCACCCCGACCACATCATGACCCACAAGATCACGATGGTGGCCTTCGACCACGCGGCCGACACCGAGAAGTACCCCGAGGCCGAGTTCGGCCCGGCGTACCAGCCGCAGAAGCTCTACTACAACCAGGGCTTCAACAAGCCGCGCACCGTCGCCCTGCACGAGGCGCTGCTCGCCCGCGGCCTGGAATCCCCGTACGGCGAGTGGCTGGAGCGGTGGAAGGAGTTCGAGCGCAAGGAGCGGACCCTGACCACCCACGTCCCCTGCGCCGACTTCTTCGAGATCCGCGACAAGGCGCTCATCGCCCACGCCACGCAGATCGACCCCGACGGCGGCTGGTTCCGCGTCCCGATGGAGATCCAGAAGGACGTCTGGCCGACGGAAGAGTACGAGCTCGCGAAGTCCCTTGTGGACACTTCCCTCCCCGAGTCCGACCTCTTCGCGGGCATCCGGGAGAATGCGTAG
- a CDS encoding tetratricopeptide repeat protein produces the protein MRDSHRVEAERLLGRAVEEESRRGAGGAAGTAEARAVLLARGKQALDALAASAATEYEAYTRALDEAAAGDESLGEAFRRANTSTASLVTGVAAAAAIVADLAFGVAVGTALTTGAVVGVAGATATVAKVTALHLPAANRRAGEAGRPGGAEQLKLQWLTALEVRGIRPFLEQQRKVAAASNAPHKVNGTGNGGSALQLRGANRSAEARRRAMLEQSFGQLPALEGVFVGRRAELARIAQWVHSARASTETRPVVVVLHGEPGVGRTTLALHAAQGLRDQFRGACVVDLRGGGASESPLPTREALLHLMNRLGAPREQLLFREGSSAEQQVRRLGELYHQHVQGTPVAVVLDDAVDAAQVRMLVPERSESLVLVTAREPLELPAELAAWVYQLPVTRLTEEAGAELVRAAGADPVGGSGGSDRAAAGAGGTGAAGASAGGAEPPTGAGAGGGGGGGAAAGVAAPAAPYPYPEETVRALLALGAGLPLALRVLAPLGAVGESPGAGGSLEAALDLAYAALPEERRRLLRRLTLAGRASLGAAAAAALIDADQVEAGRLLRELARAGLLDHVRGDRFRMHDAVRAYAAARLARDEDRAGAAAAHERLIRTYAQLADSVIRMVDGKMSTRANALSKASTVGGHGFVSLDAALRWLDDESSFITAALRHSEGVDQQAVLDLLGALCDFCLLRGDLYRLGEINELTQAVDQGLLVRSVQWRTGIAARQLGELDKSRTTLTSLVDQYKEARQEAGAGMALVSLGITLHHQGNLPEASARIREALVLQAPDELAGDRAWGLHALGAVERDRAHLAEALRLLRESLGLHRESESVHGEAWAHLQLGQVYLRLGEVPRAEAELRLALELYGRTRDDRGQAWALTQLGRARVVDGDPGPALDRLRDALARHREAEDARGEAWTLYYLGQALEEAGERDRAVRELERARTMFSRMRDVYGLAHARHHSGRVTRDQRAAQTGNLRNSGFARQLLVDARADFRRIGLAHGEAWTCLELAVVDAGNGRTAQAVDLCEEAVRLFISYGDRRGEDWARFLRCTLLPYALPEAPDEARTELARLAAAPHPMRDGRLEDCLESYTVILARGVDPAEGWQAWRLSLVPNLHSREIMGVPVALPPH, from the coding sequence ATGCGGGACAGTCATCGCGTTGAGGCCGAGCGGCTGCTGGGGCGGGCCGTGGAGGAGGAGTCCCGGCGGGGAGCGGGCGGGGCCGCGGGCACCGCGGAGGCCAGGGCGGTGCTGCTGGCTCGCGGCAAGCAGGCTCTGGACGCGCTCGCGGCGAGCGCGGCCACCGAGTACGAGGCGTACACGCGCGCCCTGGACGAGGCGGCGGCCGGGGACGAGTCGCTCGGTGAGGCCTTCCGGCGGGCGAACACCTCGACCGCGTCGCTGGTCACGGGGGTCGCGGCCGCCGCCGCGATCGTGGCCGACCTGGCCTTCGGCGTGGCGGTCGGTACGGCGCTGACCACCGGTGCCGTGGTGGGCGTGGCCGGGGCGACGGCGACGGTGGCCAAGGTGACCGCCCTGCACCTGCCGGCGGCGAACCGGCGGGCCGGGGAGGCGGGTCGGCCGGGCGGTGCGGAGCAGCTCAAGCTGCAATGGCTGACGGCGCTGGAGGTGCGCGGGATACGCCCTTTCCTGGAGCAGCAGCGCAAGGTGGCCGCGGCGTCGAACGCCCCGCACAAGGTGAACGGGACGGGCAATGGCGGCTCCGCCCTCCAGCTGCGCGGCGCCAATCGCAGCGCCGAGGCCCGGCGGCGGGCCATGCTGGAGCAGTCTTTCGGCCAACTCCCGGCTTTGGAAGGTGTGTTCGTCGGCCGCCGGGCCGAGCTGGCCCGGATCGCCCAATGGGTGCACAGCGCCCGGGCGAGCACGGAGACCCGCCCGGTGGTCGTGGTGCTGCACGGGGAGCCCGGGGTGGGCCGCACCACGCTCGCGCTGCACGCGGCGCAGGGGCTGCGGGACCAGTTCAGGGGTGCCTGCGTGGTGGACCTGCGCGGCGGCGGCGCCTCCGAGAGTCCGCTGCCGACCCGTGAGGCGCTGCTGCACCTGATGAACCGGCTCGGCGCGCCCCGTGAGCAGTTGCTGTTCCGCGAGGGCTCGTCGGCGGAGCAACAGGTGCGCAGGTTGGGCGAGTTGTACCACCAGCATGTGCAGGGCACCCCGGTGGCGGTGGTCCTGGACGATGCCGTGGACGCCGCGCAGGTACGGATGCTCGTGCCCGAGCGCTCCGAGAGCCTGGTCCTGGTCACGGCCCGGGAGCCGCTGGAGCTGCCCGCCGAGCTCGCGGCCTGGGTGTACCAGCTGCCGGTGACCAGGCTGACGGAGGAGGCCGGCGCGGAGTTGGTCAGGGCGGCCGGCGCGGACCCGGTGGGCGGCTCGGGCGGCTCGGACCGGGCGGCCGCGGGTGCCGGAGGGACGGGTGCCGCGGGGGCGAGTGCCGGAGGGGCCGAGCCGCCCACCGGCGCGGGTGCGGGTGGGGGTGGGGGTGGGGGTGCAGCCGCAGGCGTGGCCGCGCCCGCGGCCCCGTACCCGTACCCGGAGGAGACCGTACGCGCGCTGCTCGCGCTCGGCGCCGGCCTGCCGCTGGCGCTGCGCGTGCTGGCCCCCCTCGGGGCCGTCGGGGAGTCCCCGGGGGCCGGCGGTTCCCTGGAGGCCGCCCTGGACCTGGCCTACGCCGCCCTGCCCGAGGAGCGGCGTCGGCTGCTGCGCCGCCTGACGCTGGCGGGCCGGGCCTCGCTGGGGGCGGCGGCCGCGGCGGCGCTGATCGACGCGGACCAGGTGGAGGCCGGGCGGCTGCTGCGCGAGCTGGCGCGGGCGGGGCTGCTGGACCACGTCCGCGGGGACCGGTTCCGGATGCACGACGCGGTGCGCGCGTACGCGGCCGCGCGCCTCGCCCGGGACGAGGACCGGGCCGGCGCGGCGGCGGCGCACGAGCGGCTGATCCGTACGTACGCGCAGCTCGCGGACTCGGTGATCCGGATGGTCGACGGGAAGATGTCCACGCGGGCGAACGCCCTGTCGAAGGCGAGCACGGTCGGCGGGCACGGGTTCGTCTCCCTGGACGCGGCCCTGCGCTGGCTGGACGACGAGTCGAGCTTCATCACGGCGGCGCTGCGGCACTCGGAGGGGGTGGACCAGCAGGCCGTACTGGACCTGCTGGGCGCGCTCTGCGACTTCTGCCTGCTGCGCGGCGACCTGTACCGGCTCGGTGAGATCAACGAGCTGACGCAGGCCGTCGACCAGGGCCTGCTGGTCCGCTCGGTGCAGTGGCGCACGGGCATCGCGGCCCGCCAGCTCGGTGAGCTGGACAAGTCCCGCACCACCCTGACCTCGCTGGTCGACCAGTACAAGGAGGCCCGGCAGGAGGCGGGCGCGGGCATGGCGCTGGTCTCGCTCGGCATCACCCTGCACCACCAGGGCAACCTCCCCGAGGCATCGGCCCGCATCCGCGAGGCGCTGGTGCTCCAGGCCCCGGACGAGCTGGCGGGCGACCGGGCGTGGGGCCTGCACGCGCTCGGCGCGGTGGAACGCGACCGCGCGCACCTCGCGGAGGCGCTGCGGCTGCTGCGCGAGTCGCTGGGTCTGCACCGCGAGAGCGAGAGCGTGCACGGCGAGGCCTGGGCGCACCTGCAGCTCGGCCAGGTGTACCTGCGCCTGGGCGAGGTGCCGCGCGCGGAGGCGGAGCTGCGGCTGGCGCTGGAGCTGTACGGGCGCACGCGCGACGACCGCGGCCAGGCGTGGGCGCTGACCCAGCTGGGCCGGGCCCGGGTGGTCGACGGGGATCCGGGGCCGGCGCTGGACCGGCTGCGGGACGCGCTGGCCCGGCACCGGGAGGCGGAGGACGCGCGCGGCGAGGCGTGGACGCTGTACTACCTGGGTCAGGCGCTGGAGGAGGCCGGGGAACGGGACCGGGCGGTGCGGGAGCTGGAGCGGGCCCGCACGATGTTCTCCCGGATGCGGGACGTGTACGGGCTGGCACACGCCCGCCACCACTCGGGCCGGGTCACGCGCGACCAGCGGGCGGCGCAGACGGGGAACCTGAGGAACTCCGGCTTCGCCCGCCAGCTGCTGGTGGACGCGCGGGCGGACTTCCGGCGGATCGGGCTGGCCCACGGGGAGGCCTGGACCTGTCTGGAGCTGGCGGTGGTGGACGCGGGCAACGGGCGGACCGCACAGGCGGTGGACCTGTGCGAGGAGGCGGTGCGGCTGTTCATCTCCTACGGGGACCGGCGCGGGGAGGACTGGGCGCGCTTCCTGCGCTGCACGCTCCTGCCGTACGCGCTGCCGGAGGCCCCGGACGAGGCGCGGACGGAGCTGGCGCGGCTGGCGGCGGCCCCACATCCGATGCGGGACGGGCGGCTGGAGGACTGTCTGGAGTCCTACACGGTGATCCTGGCGCGCGGGGTGGACCCGGCGGAGGGCTGGCAGGCGTGGCGGCTGTCGCTCGTACCGAACCTGCACTCGCGGGAGATCATGGGCGTCCCGGTGGCGCTGCCACCGCACTAG